The following coding sequences are from one Candidatus Zixiibacteriota bacterium window:
- a CDS encoding PAS domain S-box protein, giving the protein MNQDEPAGQQLVERVLQLERRVEELDHEASVSEQKHRDVNQRLRMEHFLAEMGTALLELTIDQVDAGIADWLGRIGDLIDTDRVTLFRHYSQDRCFRSTQSWERPGILPPRSVIDYDQTPWAVREILAGRIVRAERLEELPPEASTDVAFFEEHGNRGGLMIPLKARGSIIGAAVLASVRSERQWPEELVQWLHVAAQMFANLLVRLETETELAETKSLLLAAIEQSPAGILIADAPDVRIRLANSAALSIRGQSDQLLTEIPVEAHPSHWQTFREDGTMFEPEELPLSRAVLKSETSQNVVMRIRRDDGHDRWVLANAAPVRDAHGEVVAGVVVFPDVTDGIQAHEALVSSEEKYRVLFESADDAIVTMDGLKFVQCNERTLTMFGCDKLDEIVGHSPMDFSPPMQPDGQPSERKARKLLEAAYGGEPQLFYWQHIKPDGVTFDAEVSLNVFTIEGRDLLLAIVRDVTERLQMEESIRQSEEKFKQAFRSSPDSITISRLSDGCYLDVNEGFERLTGYKREDVVGKLSTDMAMWVDPKDRERMKEALEKSGYVTDMEIPFANPAGELRDCLLSAGVIELNGEACLVATVRDITEQKRAGEELEDSLRTKAGIVESISSGLFTYMYEPPDRLILLDGNPAAEQQTGIKVNEWIGKEFNEIWPEAKERGISDSFLSVMKTGQTYETEDTYYRDERLEGAFKITVFRMSETMLGVAFENITERKKAEETLRENEETLRALLNAPTETAILVDLEGSILAINEIGAKRLGKSVKEMIGLGLWAYLPDEVVTSRKAKGDEVVRTGQSVRFQDERAGRTYDNNIYPVFNDEGRVKALAIYARDITEQTQATQKLKIAEEFTRTAIDAQMDTFFVFEPETGKPIRWNKAFSEVSGYSDDEILTMKAPDDWYSKEELAGAAVALGKVASEGHATVEMSLITKDGRRIPTEYRASMMSDEHGNPKYVISIGRDITERKQVEEEVQKLAEVVKHSSELVNLATPDGQMIFLNQAGGSMLGIEPEEVESTNIMEVIPDHLKEMVKNEVVAALLMGKTWEGELQYRNIKTNEITDVHAMTFVVKDPSTGALVYLANVSRDITERKQTVEALSLSEQRLELAHGAAGMGMFDWDIENDLAVCNERYFGLFGLKPQERMLSEEDWLVSVHPDDRERAQTEVRETLGKKAPYNTEYRIIWPDGSVKWVSSIAKLVVNDKGQPIRMIGAMTDITERKRDEEALAARLRLESLLAELSADLVKTDPTEIDATVTKWLPHIIQYAGADRCSMWLPAQDGSDHRAEYRFTKPDFDQRYEAVSGDFPWMAQQLTSGDPIVIERLDDLPGEANADKAALKKYGVKSNISVALEGSGVLIGTLSLSTLEKERSWPNDLPRQIRLIGEVMANAIMRKRAEGALRESQERYRRLAEASHEGIVMSERGVVLDANRQMAGMLGCSLDELRGMRVEDMVAPESRSLVRKHIAARHEGAYEHLAMKKDGSVIPVEVRGRTIPLEGRMVRVTAIRDLSERKRAEEELREAATKLESEHQALTAKHMALQEVLNHVEQEKFDFKHELSSNVEHALTPFVQKLRDSSGSISETDLELLEDTILSLAGSDLDVFAKNYDKLTPRERDICDRIRQGLSSKEIADDLSVTLQTVEKHRAAVRKKLQIKHKKVNLASYLRSR; this is encoded by the coding sequence ATGAACCAAGATGAACCCGCTGGCCAGCAATTAGTCGAAAGAGTTCTCCAACTGGAGCGGCGGGTAGAGGAGCTTGACCACGAGGCCTCGGTCAGCGAACAAAAACATCGCGATGTCAACCAGCGTCTGCGCATGGAGCATTTCCTGGCGGAAATGGGGACTGCGCTCTTGGAACTAACAATCGACCAGGTAGATGCAGGTATAGCAGACTGGCTCGGCCGCATCGGGGACTTGATCGATACTGACAGGGTCACGCTTTTCAGGCACTATTCACAGGATCGTTGTTTTCGGTCCACTCAATCATGGGAGCGTCCCGGTATTTTGCCGCCAAGGTCGGTCATTGATTACGACCAAACACCCTGGGCGGTTCGAGAGATCCTGGCTGGTCGCATCGTGCGCGCGGAGCGGCTTGAAGAGTTGCCCCCCGAGGCTTCGACCGATGTCGCGTTTTTTGAGGAACATGGCAATCGGGGTGGACTGATGATTCCGCTGAAGGCCCGGGGCTCGATAATCGGTGCGGCGGTTTTGGCATCCGTGCGTTCCGAACGACAGTGGCCGGAGGAACTGGTACAGTGGCTCCATGTTGCTGCGCAGATGTTCGCCAACCTTCTGGTTCGCCTTGAAACCGAAACAGAGTTGGCTGAGACCAAATCACTTTTGCTGGCCGCCATCGAACAGAGTCCGGCCGGTATCCTCATTGCCGATGCTCCCGATGTACGCATTCGCCTGGCAAACTCCGCCGCTTTGAGTATTAGGGGCCAATCCGACCAACTCTTAACGGAGATTCCGGTCGAAGCACATCCTTCGCACTGGCAGACCTTTCGCGAAGACGGCACGATGTTTGAGCCGGAAGAGTTGCCGCTCTCTCGGGCTGTCTTGAAGAGTGAGACATCGCAAAATGTGGTCATGCGTATCCGGCGTGACGACGGCCATGATCGCTGGGTGCTGGCCAATGCCGCACCGGTCCGAGATGCTCATGGTGAAGTCGTGGCCGGGGTGGTGGTGTTTCCGGACGTTACCGATGGTATCCAGGCGCACGAGGCTCTGGTGAGCAGCGAAGAGAAGTACCGCGTCTTGTTCGAGTCGGCCGACGACGCCATTGTTACGATGGACGGTCTGAAGTTTGTCCAATGTAATGAACGAACACTGACAATGTTCGGATGCGACAAGTTGGATGAGATCGTCGGTCACTCACCGATGGATTTCTCTCCGCCGATGCAGCCGGACGGGCAGCCCTCGGAGCGGAAAGCACGGAAACTCCTCGAAGCGGCCTACGGCGGAGAGCCGCAACTGTTTTACTGGCAACATATCAAGCCGGATGGCGTCACTTTCGACGCCGAAGTATCGCTGAATGTTTTCACAATTGAGGGTCGAGACCTCTTGTTGGCCATCGTGCGAGATGTTACTGAGCGGTTGCAGATGGAAGAGTCCATCCGTCAATCCGAGGAGAAGTTCAAACAGGCTTTTCGCTCCTCGCCCGATTCCATCACTATTAGCCGTCTGTCCGACGGCTGCTACCTTGACGTCAACGAGGGCTTTGAGCGCCTTACCGGATATAAGCGAGAAGACGTGGTCGGTAAGTTGTCCACCGACATGGCCATGTGGGTCGATCCCAAAGACCGGGAACGGATGAAAGAAGCGTTGGAGAAGAGTGGATATGTGACAGATATGGAGATTCCGTTTGCAAACCCGGCGGGAGAGTTACGTGATTGCTTGTTGTCGGCGGGAGTCATAGAGCTCAACGGCGAAGCCTGCCTGGTGGCAACCGTTAGAGATATTACCGAGCAGAAGCGGGCAGGGGAAGAACTTGAGGACTCTCTGCGCACCAAAGCGGGTATTGTCGAATCGATCTCCAGCGGGCTTTTCACTTACATGTACGAACCGCCCGATCGGTTGATTCTACTCGATGGCAATCCAGCCGCCGAACAACAGACCGGCATAAAAGTGAATGAGTGGATCGGCAAAGAGTTCAATGAGATTTGGCCGGAAGCCAAGGAACGCGGGATTTCCGACTCCTTCCTGTCAGTGATGAAAACCGGGCAAACTTATGAGACCGAGGATACCTACTACCGAGACGAGAGGTTGGAAGGTGCTTTCAAGATCACCGTCTTCCGTATGTCGGAAACTATGCTGGGTGTGGCCTTTGAGAACATTACCGAGCGTAAAAAGGCGGAAGAGACGCTTCGAGAAAACGAGGAGACCCTTCGAGCCCTGCTCAACGCCCCTACCGAAACTGCGATTCTGGTTGACTTGGAGGGCAGTATACTGGCCATCAACGAGATCGGAGCCAAGAGGCTGGGGAAGAGTGTCAAAGAGATGATCGGTCTGGGATTGTGGGCCTATCTCCCGGATGAGGTCGTTACCTCAAGAAAAGCCAAAGGTGATGAGGTTGTTCGCACCGGTCAGAGCGTTCGCTTCCAGGATGAGCGAGCTGGAAGAACTTACGACAATAACATCTACCCGGTCTTCAACGACGAGGGCAGGGTCAAGGCCCTGGCCATCTATGCTCGTGATATCACCGAACAGACACAGGCCACTCAAAAGCTCAAGATCGCTGAAGAGTTCACACGGACCGCCATTGACGCTCAGATGGACACATTCTTCGTCTTCGAACCCGAGACCGGCAAGCCGATTCGTTGGAACAAGGCGTTCTCCGAGGTTTCGGGTTACAGCGATGATGAAATACTCACGATGAAAGCGCCGGATGACTGGTACAGCAAAGAAGAACTGGCAGGGGCGGCGGTGGCACTGGGGAAGGTGGCCAGCGAAGGACATGCCACGGTAGAGATGTCGCTTATCACCAAGGACGGACGACGTATTCCGACCGAGTACCGGGCCTCGATGATGAGTGACGAGCACGGCAACCCGAAGTATGTCATTTCGATTGGTCGGGACATCACCGAGCGCAAGCAAGTTGAGGAGGAAGTACAAAAGCTGGCCGAGGTGGTAAAGCACAGTAGTGAGCTTGTCAATTTGGCTACGCCTGATGGACAGATGATCTTCCTGAATCAGGCCGGGGGAAGTATGCTGGGGATAGAGCCTGAGGAAGTCGAGTCCACCAACATCATGGAGGTCATCCCGGACCACTTGAAAGAGATGGTCAAAAACGAGGTAGTGGCAGCCTTGCTGATGGGCAAGACGTGGGAGGGTGAATTACAGTATCGCAATATCAAGACAAATGAGATTACGGATGTACATGCGATGACGTTTGTAGTCAAAGACCCATCAACCGGGGCTCTGGTCTATCTTGCCAATGTTTCGCGTGATATAACCGAGCGCAAACAGACCGTAGAGGCGCTCAGCCTGAGTGAACAGAGACTGGAGTTGGCCCATGGTGCCGCCGGAATGGGTATGTTCGACTGGGACATAGAGAATGACCTGGCCGTCTGCAACGAACGATACTTCGGGCTATTCGGTTTGAAACCTCAGGAACGCATGCTCTCCGAGGAGGACTGGCTTGTTTCGGTCCACCCGGACGACCGGGAGCGCGCACAGACTGAGGTCAGGGAGACCCTGGGTAAGAAGGCTCCATACAATACCGAATACCGGATCATTTGGCCCGACGGCTCGGTGAAATGGGTGAGCAGCATCGCCAAACTTGTGGTCAACGACAAGGGACAACCGATCCGAATGATCGGCGCCATGACCGATATCACCGAGCGTAAAAGGGACGAGGAGGCGCTGGCGGCGCGTCTTCGGCTCGAGAGCTTACTGGCCGAGTTATCTGCCGACCTCGTGAAAACGGACCCCACTGAAATCGACGCTACGGTCACCAAGTGGCTGCCACACATCATTCAGTATGCGGGTGCCGATCGATGCAGCATGTGGCTTCCGGCGCAGGACGGTTCAGACCACCGGGCCGAGTACCGCTTCACCAAGCCCGATTTCGATCAGAGATACGAAGCGGTATCAGGCGATTTCCCCTGGATGGCACAACAACTCACGTCCGGTGATCCGATCGTGATAGAACGGCTGGACGATTTGCCCGGGGAGGCGAACGCCGACAAAGCGGCTCTTAAAAAGTACGGTGTAAAGTCCAACATTTCGGTGGCCTTGGAAGGTAGTGGTGTTCTCATCGGGACTCTCTCTCTCAGTACACTGGAGAAAGAACGATCCTGGCCCAACGATTTACCGCGGCAAATCCGGCTCATAGGTGAGGTGATGGCTAATGCCATTATGCGAAAGCGGGCCGAAGGGGCCTTGCGCGAGAGCCAGGAGAGGTACCGGCGGCTGGCTGAGGCGTCTCATGAAGGGATTGTGATGTCGGAAAGAGGCGTAGTCCTTGATGCCAATCGACAGATGGCGGGAATGTTGGGTTGCTCGTTGGACGAACTGCGGGGCATGCGGGTAGAAGACATGGTTGCACCCGAGTCGCGCAGCCTGGTCAGAAAACACATCGCCGCCCGCCACGAAGGTGCATACGAGCATCTGGCTATGAAGAAAGACGGTTCCGTGATTCCGGTTGAAGTTCGCGGCAGAACAATACCTCTGGAGGGCCGGATGGTTCGAGTCACAGCCATTCGCGATCTTTCCGAACGCAAGCGAGCCGAGGAAGAGTTGCGTGAAGCAGCCACCAAACTCGAATCCGAACATCAGGCCTTGACGGCCAAACACATGGCCTTACAGGAAGTCCTCAACCATGTCGAGCAGGAAAAGTTCGACTTCAAGCACGAGCTCTCAAGCAACGTCGAGCATGCTCTGACTCCGTTTGTGCAGAAGTTGCGCGATAGTAGTGGTTCGATCTCAGAGACCGATCTCGAATTGCTGGAAGATACGATCTTATCTTTGGCCGGCAGCGATTTGGATGTATTTGCCAAGAACTACGACAAGCTGACCCCGCGTGAGCGGGATATTTGTGATCGTATCCGACAGGGACTCTCATCCAAAGAGATCGCCGATGATCTAAGCGTTACCCTGCAGACGGTGGAAAAGCACCGTGCCGCTGTCCGAAAGAAACTCCAGATAAAGCACAAAAAGGTCAATCTGGCCAGTTACCTTCGATCCAGGTAG
- a CDS encoding thiamine diphosphokinase — MKRWVLFLPGLYRKKQIGFYRKLCGAARLVAVDGGCRFFAASGLTPSLIIGDLDSVKSIPTQFRDKAELLRFPVNKDKSDLQLAFEHCLAQKARQIDIVNPSIGQVDHFLGNLMLLGLFNKRLKSSGDVRVRIVNVDYEILWLHDTKRSIVNCVGDGLSVLPMSASIKLSCRGTEYPAERLRVRRGHTQSLRNRITAKRASIGVEGEALVVHYFSKRR; from the coding sequence ATGAAACGCTGGGTCTTATTCCTGCCGGGATTATACCGTAAAAAGCAGATCGGTTTTTACCGAAAACTCTGCGGCGCGGCGCGACTGGTGGCCGTGGATGGCGGCTGTCGGTTTTTTGCCGCTAGTGGACTGACTCCGAGCCTGATCATCGGCGATCTGGACAGTGTCAAGTCGATTCCAACGCAGTTCAGGGACAAAGCCGAACTGCTCCGTTTTCCGGTCAACAAAGACAAGAGCGATTTGCAGTTGGCCTTTGAGCATTGCCTGGCTCAAAAAGCGCGGCAGATAGATATCGTCAATCCATCCATCGGCCAGGTGGATCACTTTCTCGGCAATCTGATGCTTCTTGGGTTGTTTAACAAGAGACTGAAATCGTCAGGCGACGTTAGAGTCAGAATCGTCAATGTCGATTATGAGATTCTCTGGCTGCACGATACCAAACGATCAATTGTCAATTGCGTCGGTGATGGTCTTTCGGTGCTACCGATGTCGGCGAGTATCAAACTCAGTTGTCGCGGCACCGAATATCCTGCCGAACGTTTACGAGTCAGACGCGGCCACACCCAGAGTCTGCGCAACCGGATCACGGCCAAACGAGCGTCCATCGGAGTTGAGGGGGAGGCGCTGGTGGTTCATTACTTTTCGAAGCGCAGGTGA
- a CDS encoding glucokinase yields the protein MIAGYITATQVKLARATQRKGELHLLDRMSFDNCDFSDFSSILKLYRKRVHSDSAAACFGVAGPVINNAVTATNIPWRLDTADIAGEFGFKQVRLINDLEATAHGLFLLKDDSFYTINEGAGKGQGNIGMVAAGTGLGEALISFDGRTYTPYASEGGHADFAPGSQLEAELWEYIYAHRGYVEVEDVVSLPGLETIYRFLIEHDRMVTGDWFKKARDKPAAIIEKALADADDVAVKTLDMLVDSYASEAANLALCGMTTGGVYLCGSIAPQIATHLDQGRFMSRFVKKGKMGSLLSEMPVGVILEKETALLGAAAAGLKS from the coding sequence ATGATAGCCGGATACATCACGGCCACCCAGGTCAAGCTGGCCCGCGCCACCCAACGCAAGGGGGAACTGCATCTGCTTGACCGGATGAGTTTCGACAACTGCGACTTCTCCGACTTTTCGTCGATTCTCAAACTCTACCGAAAGCGCGTTCATTCAGACAGCGCCGCCGCCTGTTTCGGTGTAGCCGGTCCCGTAATCAACAATGCCGTCACGGCCACCAACATCCCCTGGCGCCTGGATACGGCGGACATCGCCGGGGAGTTCGGCTTCAAACAGGTGCGGTTGATAAACGATCTGGAAGCCACGGCCCACGGTCTCTTTCTTTTGAAAGATGACAGCTTCTACACTATTAATGAAGGGGCCGGCAAAGGTCAGGGGAATATAGGTATGGTGGCGGCCGGAACCGGGTTGGGCGAGGCTTTGATATCGTTCGATGGTCGCACCTACACGCCGTATGCATCCGAGGGCGGCCATGCCGATTTCGCGCCCGGTAGCCAACTGGAGGCGGAGCTGTGGGAGTACATCTATGCTCATCGCGGCTATGTCGAGGTGGAGGATGTGGTCAGTTTGCCCGGCCTTGAAACGATCTACCGGTTCTTGATCGAACACGATCGCATGGTGACCGGTGACTGGTTCAAAAAGGCGCGCGACAAACCGGCTGCCATTATTGAAAAGGCCCTGGCCGATGCCGATGACGTCGCGGTGAAGACGCTTGACATGCTTGTCGACAGCTACGCTTCTGAGGCGGCCAACCTGGCCCTGTGCGGCATGACAACCGGTGGCGTCTACCTGTGCGGTTCTATCGCCCCACAGATTGCGACCCATCTGGATCAGGGGCGGTTCATGAGCAGGTTTGTCAAAAAAGGGAAGATGGGGTCTTTGCTTTCCGAGATGCCGGTTGGCGTCATTCTCGAAAAAGAGACCGCTCTTTTGGGTGCGGCTGCGGCCGGGTTGAAAAGCTGA
- the rpe gene encoding ribulose-phosphate 3-epimerase gives MIKLAPSVLGADFARLGDEIKSCEQASADLLHLDIMDGHFVPNISFGPGIVGTIDKLTDLHLDVHLMLSQPEKYFEPFAKAGADAITFHIEVHPQPEPLAEQIHALGIKAGISLNPDATADQVLPYLHAFDLLLVMSVFPGFGGQSFIPSALDTIKAARAHIDKNNLPTEIMVDGGVDSSNAADVVSAGADILVMGSAFFKATDRAGLAELVHEL, from the coding sequence ATGATTAAGCTCGCGCCATCAGTTTTGGGCGCCGACTTTGCACGGCTCGGCGACGAAATCAAAAGCTGTGAACAAGCCTCTGCCGACCTGCTCCATCTGGACATCATGGACGGCCACTTCGTGCCGAACATCTCGTTCGGACCCGGTATCGTAGGCACTATCGACAAGCTGACCGATCTGCATCTGGATGTCCACCTGATGTTGTCCCAGCCTGAGAAATACTTCGAGCCGTTCGCCAAAGCGGGCGCCGATGCTATCACTTTTCACATCGAGGTACATCCCCAGCCGGAACCGTTGGCCGAACAGATTCATGCGCTGGGGATCAAGGCAGGTATCTCGCTTAACCCGGATGCGACGGCCGACCAGGTTCTGCCGTATCTGCATGCCTTTGATCTGTTGCTGGTGATGTCGGTCTTTCCCGGTTTCGGTGGGCAGAGTTTTATCCCGTCCGCTCTTGACACGATCAAGGCAGCACGCGCGCACATAGACAAGAACAACCTGCCAACAGAGATCATGGTCGATGGTGGTGTCGACAGCAGCAATGCCGCCGACGTTGTCTCCGCCGGTGCTGATATTCTGGTGATGGGATCGGCTTTTTTCAAGGCCACCGACCGCGCCGGGCTGGCCGAGTTGGTGCATGAATTGTAG
- the queG gene encoding tRNA epoxyqueuosine(34) reductase QueG, with translation MITADEIKRLAQASGFDLCAVTSPEQIPHATERYRQWLEQGYHGDMAWMAASKERRSDPTHLMDGVRSVIMLGLNYYQENSEPTPKGHARVSRYARGRDYHKVVARKIKAFIARIEAAINRDAVVQNEAEARFKWWVDYGPFLERAYAEKAGMGFIGKNSMLINREFGSWFFLAEIVTSIELEGDTVPDNLHGRCGKCTRCIDACPTGAIVGDGVVDSRRCISYLTIEHRGDIPDDLASLHGDLLFGCDICQEVCPFNQKRAIPTPHEELLPPHGVGEFIDCKRIVALEGNESFLELTAGTPLTRPKLDGLIRNARIVLGNAPKQD, from the coding sequence ATGATCACCGCCGATGAAATCAAAAGACTGGCCCAAGCCTCAGGATTCGATCTGTGTGCAGTTACGTCGCCTGAACAGATCCCGCACGCCACCGAGCGCTATCGACAGTGGCTTGAACAGGGGTATCACGGCGACATGGCCTGGATGGCCGCATCGAAGGAGCGACGGAGTGACCCCACACACTTGATGGATGGCGTGCGCTCGGTCATCATGTTAGGCTTGAACTACTATCAAGAGAACTCAGAGCCGACACCAAAGGGACACGCTCGCGTCTCTCGGTACGCTCGTGGGCGGGACTACCACAAAGTGGTAGCGCGGAAGATCAAGGCGTTTATAGCACGTATCGAGGCAGCGATCAACCGCGACGCTGTCGTGCAGAATGAGGCAGAGGCTCGCTTTAAATGGTGGGTCGACTACGGACCATTCCTCGAACGAGCCTACGCCGAGAAAGCAGGCATGGGGTTCATCGGCAAGAACAGTATGCTGATCAACCGGGAGTTCGGGTCATGGTTCTTTCTGGCTGAAATCGTTACTTCGATTGAGTTGGAGGGCGACACAGTGCCGGACAACCTCCACGGACGATGCGGCAAGTGTACGCGATGTATTGATGCCTGCCCGACCGGCGCTATAGTCGGTGACGGCGTGGTAGATTCCAGACGCTGCATCTCGTATCTGACGATCGAACATCGCGGCGACATTCCGGACGATCTCGCTTCTTTGCATGGCGATCTCCTGTTCGGGTGCGACATCTGTCAGGAAGTCTGCCCGTTCAACCAGAAGCGTGCGATCCCGACACCGCACGAGGAATTGCTGCCGCCTCACGGCGTGGGGGAGTTTATCGACTGTAAGCGGATAGTCGCGCTTGAGGGCAACGAATCGTTTTTGGAACTGACCGCCGGTACGCCGTTAACCCGTCCGAAACTCGACGGCCTAATACGCAATGCGAGAATTGTGCTGGGGAATGCCCCGAAACAAGATTGA
- a CDS encoding tetratricopeptide repeat protein, translating into MFRPFDEPADQTAQHLASSGYWPASAAVYLAEGKYSRAVEVCKANLAEQPDLISGRLILAKALLKAGQIESAAVQFSQVLSRDADNLVALKYLGDIKFAEGDSAGAMALYGRILEIDPECRGIRSSLERSTTETTRTITLKRTTESKATQSTSAGTHAIPFFTETIGDLYLKQGHPRLAAQVFQAITQRNPSPRIADKLAEAEQRISEKDN; encoded by the coding sequence ATGTTCAGACCATTCGATGAACCAGCCGACCAAACCGCTCAACATCTCGCCTCAAGCGGTTATTGGCCCGCCTCTGCCGCTGTCTATCTGGCTGAGGGGAAGTATTCGCGTGCTGTAGAGGTATGTAAGGCCAATCTGGCCGAGCAGCCGGACCTGATTTCGGGACGGTTGATTCTGGCCAAGGCGCTTTTGAAAGCCGGTCAGATCGAGTCGGCGGCAGTTCAGTTTTCTCAGGTGCTGTCGCGAGATGCCGACAACCTGGTGGCCCTGAAGTATCTCGGTGATATCAAGTTCGCGGAGGGAGACTCTGCAGGCGCGATGGCCTTGTATGGCCGAATTCTTGAGATAGACCCGGAGTGCCGTGGTATCCGAAGTTCACTTGAGCGTTCAACAACCGAGACAACTCGCACCATTACGCTCAAACGCACGACCGAGTCCAAAGCCACCCAATCAACATCGGCCGGCACCCATGCAATTCCGTTTTTCACCGAGACAATCGGTGATCTTTACCTCAAGCAGGGCCACCCACGTCTGGCCGCCCAAGTGTTCCAGGCAATCACCCAACGCAACCCCAGTCCTCGTATCGCCGACAAACTGGCCGAGGCAGAACAACGCATCTCAGAGAAGGACAATTAA
- a CDS encoding Xaa-Pro peptidase family protein: MSQKRIAALRKQFMKENLDGMVVTRLDHVFYLCGYTGSNGLLVVTNKTATFLTDFRYTDQAKKEVRGAKVHVMSKGDLVACLPEFTHLMKKNLKLGVSGEHLSVSGQAKLASALPNSLIVSADSVLAELGWVKDAHEIKQIAKAAQIGDVAWGRVLGLLKPGVREREIAAELEYQMKMLGSTKPAFDSIVASGYRSAMPHGEASDKKIAKGDFVTFDFGAVVNRYVSDMTRTVVVGKATARQKKIYNIVLKAQKAGVAKIKAGVKAQAIDEACRKIITRAGYGKEFGHGTGHGIGVYFDPIHSGPRLSTISDDKLKVNNVITVEPGIYISGWGGVRIEDDVVVTRTGGRVLTESPKYLLEL; the protein is encoded by the coding sequence ATGTCACAAAAGCGAATCGCCGCGCTCAGAAAACAATTCATGAAAGAAAACCTCGACGGCATGGTTGTTACACGCCTCGATCACGTATTCTACCTGTGTGGCTATACCGGCTCCAACGGCCTTTTGGTCGTCACCAACAAAACCGCGACTTTCCTGACCGATTTTCGCTATACCGACCAGGCCAAGAAAGAAGTCCGCGGCGCGAAAGTTCATGTAATGTCCAAAGGCGACCTGGTGGCTTGTCTGCCTGAGTTTACACATTTGATGAAGAAGAACCTGAAACTTGGCGTGTCGGGTGAACATCTTTCGGTTTCGGGACAAGCTAAGCTGGCCTCTGCCCTTCCCAACTCGCTGATCGTATCGGCCGACTCCGTTTTGGCCGAGCTGGGCTGGGTCAAGGATGCTCATGAAATCAAACAGATCGCCAAAGCAGCCCAGATCGGCGATGTCGCTTGGGGGCGGGTACTCGGGTTGCTGAAACCGGGTGTGCGAGAACGTGAGATTGCAGCCGAGCTTGAGTATCAAATGAAAATGCTCGGCTCGACCAAACCGGCCTTTGACAGCATTGTCGCCTCCGGCTACCGCTCGGCCATGCCGCACGGAGAAGCATCGGACAAGAAGATCGCCAAGGGTGATTTCGTGACTTTTGATTTTGGCGCCGTCGTCAACCGATATGTGTCGGATATGACTCGGACGGTCGTGGTCGGTAAAGCGACTGCTCGCCAGAAAAAGATCTACAATATTGTGCTTAAGGCACAGAAGGCGGGTGTTGCCAAAATCAAGGCCGGGGTCAAAGCGCAAGCAATCGACGAGGCTTGCCGTAAGATCATCACCCGGGCCGGCTACGGTAAAGAGTTCGGGCACGGCACCGGACACGGCATCGGAGTTTACTTTGACCCGATCCACTCAGGGCCCCGCCTGTCCACGATTTCTGATGATAAGTTAAAGGTCAACAACGTGATAACGGTCGAGCCCGGCATCTATATCTCCGGCTGGGGGGGCGTGCGAATTGAAGATGACGTGGTAGTGACCCGCACCGGCGGTCGGGTGCTGACCGAGTCGCCAAAATACTTGTTGGAACTGTAG